The following are encoded together in the Bradymonas sediminis genome:
- a CDS encoding serpin family protein, translated as MQKYSLRARLSAPLLSLLLAGGLGAGAAGCQDAAQADTQPDPSEGAPGEVRSDKQRVANPQVSESARQALVAGNTDFALDLYREIAGEDKNLFYSPFSISEALAMTYAGARGETAAQMAETLHLNTQQDQVHPAFNWLDAHLMNLGETPFNEGSEPFELAVANSIWGQTGYHFEEAFLDTLALNYGAGLHTLDFNGAHEASRQTINGWVEDQTNDRIKDLIPAGVITKDTRLVLTNAIFFKASWLHAFEKNDTAAGEFTRVDNSTLQVDLMEQTNFLKYAQMEGYQAVELPYDGGDVSMLILLPEDLAAFEQNLDAATLSATVDALSVQNTTVTLPKFEFKLDLPLGETLQDMGMTEAFSDDADLSGMTGTRELMVSDVVHQAFVAVDEEGTEAAAATAVVVGPGSEPPEPVEFRADKPFIFMIRANQTGSLLFVGRVLEPNAAQ; from the coding sequence ATGCAAAAATACTCTCTTCGGGCTCGCCTGAGCGCCCCACTTCTCTCGCTGCTCCTCGCCGGTGGATTGGGCGCAGGTGCCGCTGGCTGCCAGGACGCAGCGCAAGCGGACACCCAACCCGACCCCTCGGAAGGCGCCCCCGGCGAAGTTCGCTCGGACAAGCAACGCGTCGCGAACCCGCAGGTCTCCGAGAGCGCCCGACAGGCGCTTGTGGCGGGCAATACCGACTTCGCCCTGGACCTGTATCGCGAGATCGCCGGCGAGGATAAGAACCTCTTTTACTCGCCATTTAGCATCTCCGAGGCGCTCGCCATGACCTACGCCGGCGCGCGCGGCGAAACGGCCGCGCAGATGGCCGAGACCCTGCACCTAAATACCCAGCAAGACCAGGTTCACCCCGCGTTCAACTGGCTTGACGCCCACCTGATGAACCTGGGCGAGACGCCGTTTAACGAGGGCTCGGAGCCCTTCGAGCTGGCGGTCGCGAACTCCATCTGGGGACAAACCGGCTATCATTTTGAGGAGGCATTCCTCGACACCCTCGCGCTGAATTACGGCGCTGGTCTCCATACGCTGGACTTCAATGGGGCGCACGAAGCGTCGCGCCAGACCATCAACGGCTGGGTCGAAGACCAGACCAACGACCGCATCAAAGATCTGATCCCCGCGGGCGTCATCACCAAAGACACGCGCCTGGTGCTGACCAACGCGATCTTCTTCAAGGCCTCCTGGCTTCACGCCTTCGAGAAGAACGACACCGCTGCGGGCGAGTTCACCCGGGTGGATAACTCCACGCTCCAGGTCGATTTGATGGAGCAAACCAACTTCTTAAAATACGCGCAAATGGAGGGGTACCAGGCGGTAGAGCTCCCCTATGATGGGGGCGACGTGTCGATGCTCATCCTGCTGCCCGAGGACCTGGCGGCTTTTGAGCAGAACCTCGACGCCGCCACCCTCAGCGCGACGGTCGACGCGCTCTCGGTCCAAAACACCACCGTGACGCTGCCAAAATTTGAGTTCAAATTGGACCTTCCGCTCGGCGAGACACTCCAAGATATGGGGATGACCGAGGCGTTCTCGGACGACGCCGACCTCTCTGGCATGACCGGCACCCGCGAGCTCATGGTCAGCGACGTGGTTCACCAGGCATTTGTGGCCGTCGATGAAGAGGGCACCGAGGCCGCCGCTGCGACCGCGGTGGTCGTCGGCCCGGGCTCGGAGCCCCCAGAGCCGGTTGAGTTCCGCGCAGACAAGCCCTTTATCTTCATGATTCGCGCGAACCAGACCGGCAGCTTACTCTTCGTGGGTCGGGTCTTGGAGCCCAACGCCGCCCAATAA